The region ATCGTGCGAAGCGCAGCAGGATGGCGCCTGTGAGCGTGATGACGGTTGAGGCGACCTTGGCCAGGTCGAGCCGTTCCTTGAGGAAAAACACCCCGATCAACAAGGCGGCGATGATGCTCGTCTCGCGCAGCGCCGTGACCAGTGCGATCGGTGCCTGGGTGAAGGCCCAGACCACCAGCGCGTAGGCCGCGAAGGACGCCGGTCCGCCGAACAGGAAGGCGCGCGGCCCCTCCGTCGGGATGCGCGTCAGCAGGCCCGGCTTCATGACCCGCATGATGGCCGCAAACAGCACGGCGTTGACCAATGACAACCAGGCGTAGAAGCCCACGGCGGTTCCGGCCTCGCGTGCGCCCAACCCGTCATTCAGCGAATAGCCGGCGATGAAACAGCCGGTGACGAAGGCCAGGGCCGCGGCGCGCGGGTTGCGCAGCCCGTCGCGCTGGCGCACGAGGCTCAGGCTCATGATGCCGATGGCGATCATGAACACGGGCAGCAGCTGGCGCGTTGTGAGCGCGACGCCCAGCACCAGCACCGAAACAAGCGCCACGAGGATCGGCGCCGTGCCTCTGGCAATGGGGTAGACCTGCGTCAGGTCGCCGATCCGATAGGAATTCAGGAGGAACAGCTGGTAGCCGATATGGAGCACCATGCCGGCCAGAAAATACGGCCAGCTGGCGAAATCCGGCAGCGGCGCGAAGAGTATCGCGACGATGGAGATGGGAATGTGACCGAGCACGACCGCGGTCATGCCGAGATGCTTGTCCGCGCCGCCCTTGACGACCGCGTTCCAGGTGGCGTGCAGAAGTGCGGCGACCAAGACGATGAGAAAGACGGTGGTTTCCATATTGGCGTCCTCGGGCGCGGATCAGGCGCGCGCCCGATTTGACCCGACATCAATACCGGATCGGCCGGTGCGTTTGGGAAATTTGATGCGCGGCATGGACATACCAGCTCATTCTCGTTGGTCAGACACGTTGCGTCGCGGGCGTCTTTATCCGAAATTGACAGTGCGATCATCAGGTCCATATGACCCTCAACGCGTTTTCATGCGCGAGGGTCCGATCACAATTGGAAAGCGATAATCATGGCCGAAGAATCTTCATACACCCCGGCGAAAGTCTGGACGTTTGACAAGGAGAATGGCGGCAGATGGGCCGGCCTGAACCGGCCGATCGCCGGCGCCACCCATGACAAGGAACTGCCGCGCGGCAAGCATCCCCACCAGCTCTATTCCCTGGCCACGCCGAACGGCGTCAAGGTGACCGTGCTGTTCGAGGAGCTCCTCGCGTTGGGCAAGGAAGAGGCCGAGTATGACGCCTGGCTGATCAGGATCGGTGACGGCGACCAGTTCGGCAGCGGCTTCGTGGAGGTCAACCCGAACTCCAAGATTCCGGCGCTGATGGACTACAGCACCAAGACCCCGACGCG is a window of Alphaproteobacteria bacterium DNA encoding:
- a CDS encoding DMT family transporter, which produces METTVFLIVLVAALLHATWNAVVKGGADKHLGMTAVVLGHIPISIVAILFAPLPDFASWPYFLAGMVLHIGYQLFLLNSYRIGDLTQVYPIARGTAPILVALVSVLVLGVALTTRQLLPVFMIAIGIMSLSLVRQRDGLRNPRAAALAFVTGCFIAGYSLNDGLGAREAGTAVGFYAWLSLVNAVLFAAIMRVMKPGLLTRIPTEGPRAFLFGGPASFAAYALVVWAFTQAPIALVTALRETSIIAALLIGVFFLKERLDLAKVASTVITLTGAILLRFAR